In Glycine max cultivar Williams 82 chromosome 15, Glycine_max_v4.0, whole genome shotgun sequence, the DNA window AGTTTTGACTTCGATCGTTCTTTCATGATTCTTAAGCTCTCTTCTTCCCCTCTTAGTATATCTAACACCTGCATCCAATcaggaaaaaaacataaacattaaaagcttttgtttatttatttattttcttggcCAAAATCAAACACAGGATCAAAGATTAATCAATTTTGCAGCTGTTATTCCTATACATGTTAGGGTCATTTGTAGAGAAATGAATACATAAGGGGCATGCCTGGCTCATAACCGGTCGCTGAATTGAGGACTGGTCTACACAGAGAGAAGCTGTTAAGGTTACAAGCTTCATCTGCTCTTCATCATAAGCATCAGCCAAAACTGGATCCACAAGCTCTTTGATGTTATTTGCAGTTAGCAAAGGTTTTGCCTGCAATAATTGTTTTGTAAAAGGGTAGATTAAAATTAGACTTTAATTTTCTATGCACTGTTAGTGTAAATATCTTCTCACTGTCGACCAATTAGAATTTATAATAGTTAGTATAAAAGTAACAAACTTATCTTATATGTCAATCCTATTAGATGACATGGTAGAAATCCTTTATCctatctatttttaatattaaacattttCCTTGTCAAGATGATTAATATACATTTAGTATTTGTTTGTGCAAAGGCACACATACCCACATCACCAGACTTTTCTGTGAGCTATCCAAAGCTTGTCGACCAGTAATGAGCTCCAATAATAGTACACCATAAGCATAGACATCTGTCTTTTCATCTACTATACCATGCATGAAGAATTCAGGAGGAAGGTAGCTGTTGTGGCATCCAAGGTTGatgcaaaagaaaaacataaaaaacaagtGTTAATTAATTggtgaaaagaaggaaaaaaattatgtaaacacAGAAAACTTGTGAAGATGTTAAATATACAAACCCGAATGTGCCTTCCACTTTTGAGACAGTATGGTGAGTCCATTGGTCAGGTAACCACTTTGCAAGCCCAAAATCAGATATCTGGTATAAGATTAGCATTAAACAAACTTAGATTAAACAATTAACATCCTAATTTGATTTAGAACATAAAAAGTTCCATAATCAGATGTGTGAGGCTTAAGAGGCACCTGAGGCTCAAAATCCTCTGAGAGAAGAATATTAGAAGCCTTGATGTCTTTGTGAATGATCCTTCTTTGACACCCCTCATGCAGATAGCGAAGGCCCTCAGCAGTCCCCATAGCAATCTTATATCTGAGGCTCCAATTCAGTTTCTCTCTAGGTCCTGAAATCatgcaaagaagaaaaaatggtaATTATAACTTTTGTTATTATCCCAAAATTTGCATGGCATTCCAGAAACTCTCAAAATGGTTAGTATATATACCATAAAGTATGGATGACAGGCTACCATGTGGAGACAATTGAAGAACAAGAAACATTCCTCCTTCAACACCATATCCAATCAATCTAGCTATGTTGGGGTGGTCCACGTGCACTATAATGCCAAGCTCAGACAAGAAATCTGCAGTCATTTCTTCTTGGCACCCTCTTGTCAACCGTTTAATGGCAACAAAGTTTCCATCCTCCAATTTGCCCAAGTAAACCTCAGCATAGCCTCCCTCCCCAATCAAATTTTCTTCAAAAGTGAACATATAAAATAGCTTATCAGCCTAGCTAACATGATGTCAAtatgtcatcataaaaaaaaggtttctcTCAGAGTTACTTTGATTAAGATTCTGTTTTGTATAAACTTCTCTATAAGAACATATGcagaaatttatttcattttcggTCAATGCTTATGGATAAGTTTATTCAAACAGACCCTACTTGTTGGATTAGCATATCATGGAATAGCTAACAAAgcaatagtgttttttttttatatccaaCGGTAACTTGATTTTTCTGAAAAGAGAATTTCATACCATGGCTAAAGTCATCAGTTGCAGCCTGGATCTCCGCGAGGGTGAAGTTTTTCCAGGAAGATTTGAAGCAGCCAAACTCAGTGTCAAGAGATGCTGCATTCAGTGATGGAATGAGGTCCTCCCTGATTCTCTTGCTTTTTCTTCTTGTCAGTTTTGGAACATTTTTAAGTGGGTGAAAAGTTTGGAAAGGCATTTGGGATCCTTTCTTGAGTAGTTTAAAGAAACCACGCCACTGGTTATTGTTATTAGGTGTCCCAGCAAAAGATCCCTGACTCTCCGAATCAGAAGTGCTGGCCCTTGAACTTGGGGTTTCAGACCCTTGACTCCTAGGAGAGCCCTCTTCAATCTCTAAAGCTTCCAGGTCTAATATGGTATTCATTTTCAGCATTAgtacaaaaaataacaaaatgaaaagagtAAGAGGTTTTAACACTACATGTTTAATTTGGAGCAAAGCAACAAGTGTAGGaaacaagaaaagaagagaaagtggATTTCAATTACCAACGCTtgaaaatgaatcagaaaacCCAGGTCGTGGACGCCTGCCTCTAAAAACCGATCTCTCCCTTTCAgctatttgttttctttctaacTTGTGGACGCCATTGCTGCCAATATAATCTTCTTTTGTCAGCAAAAACCCAAAGAGTGTGACACAATATATTGGACATGCATGGCCTAAGAGactaaaaacaaatttcaatgCAACCATGTATGATCAAATGCCACCGACAGCCCATTATAATAATGTTAGCCAGAACcacaagacaaaaaataaatatcaacccAACATCAAGGCATGGTTGGAAACTCGGAAGTAATATTGTAACAAAAACGTATTAATTTATTCACTAGTCGGTTAATGTTATATTAAGgaaacaaacatgaaaaaaatacaaattgaaagttgaaactaatAGAAGAAACACAAATTGATAGACCGTGGTGGTGCATGCATGAGATGAAAAACAAACGTTGCatgaaaaaacaaatagaaacaatgaagaagtaataacaaaaaaaaaaaaaacatgcatgaGGGAAAGATAGTTAATTACCTCGGGGAAGCTTGTGGTTCTCGTTGTTCATCGGTCATGGTGGCCAATTAGGCTAGGCAAGACGATCGAGTTTCCGAGAACCAAAAGGGTAGCCACGGGAATGACGAGCACGCATATAGAGTCAGAAAGGAAGAtcagaagagaaagagaaagacatGCATGAAAATGAAAGTAGCGGTTGGCATGATTTTTCTGTGTCTTCCTACTTTCCTATGATAATACAACAACGTTGTCATTATCTCTCACACCGGTTTTTAATGCCCAAAATACGGCTTTAGTTTGTTGCTCAttcattgtttcttctttttaatgcATATCTGAATTTTCTCCACCCtttgatatatataaataaaatactattaaaatGGATAAAGAAGTTAGTCTACGAAATTAAAACAGTCaagtttaattaaaaggttGTGGCTGGTTGGAGAAATGCTTAATGACTTATGAGCTTGTACGTAGGGATGAGCAACTTCTCTCCCTCCCACGTCTTTGGCACGTGGAGGTGAAGCCAACCAATGACAACAAATGcctttagtattttattttatttttataaatggcTTTATTAGTTAATTGTTTGGAATCATcctcaccaaaaaaaaatgttaattgctTGGAACGACGATATCCAACCTATAATTAACAAAATCTGcctatatttcaaaaacaaaaatttactctctctacaaaattaatttgtatttaattcttatataccaaaaaaattatttaaaatctcAAAATGTGATTTACCATTGTGATTTACCATTGGagtgaaaaaaatggaaaaaatattgataGTGATATAATATTGAGGGGTTCACAAAAAAGATGACTAAGATCTCAAAATGAGATTTTCTATTGAAAATgctttaaaaggaaaaaaaaatttactagcATGTGAAAAATTGTAAtattcataacatttttttttatcttcacaataattttttttattttcttaactaatttcttaaaaatattagttaacaaAATCCAATTAACAATATTGTAGGCagaattttaatcaatttgagaaaattagcaaagttttttttaaaaaaatatgtatatattttgaaaagtgTGGGAAGAATCCACATGTGTATATTAGTACCTATGTCTgttaatttccttttaaatatCGATTTTTTTAGAAAGGTTTACGCACCGccgttaatttcttttaaaatattattttttagaaagatatagtaatcttaataaaaaaaatcagaacatT includes these proteins:
- the LOC100776081 gene encoding receptor-like cytosolic serine/threonine-protein kinase RBK2 isoform X2 gives rise to the protein MTDEQREPQASPSNGVHKLERKQIAERERSVFRGRRPRPGFSDSFSSVDLEALEIEEGSPRSQGSETPSSRASTSDSESQGSFAGTPNNNNQWRGFFKLLKKGSQMPFQTFHPLKNVPKLTRRKSKRIREDLIPSLNAASLDTEFGCFKSSWKNFTLAEIQAATDDFSHENLIGEGGYAEVYLGKLEDGNFVAIKRLTRGCQEEMTADFLSELGIIVHVDHPNIARLIGYGVEGGMFLVLQLSPHGSLSSILYGPREKLNWSLRYKIAMGTAEGLRYLHEGCQRRIIHKDIKASNILLSEDFEPQISDFGLAKWLPDQWTHHTVSKVEGTFGYLPPEFFMHGIVDEKTDVYAYGVLLLELITGRQALDSSQKSLVMWAKPLLTANNIKELVDPVLADAYDEEQMKLVTLTASLCVDQSSIQRPVMSQVLDILRGEEESLRIMKERSKSKLQRTYSEELLDAEEYNSTKFLSERDRHMETILGCSSSVTEDEDKI
- the LOC100776081 gene encoding receptor-like cytosolic serine/threonine-protein kinase RBK2 isoform X1, producing MVALKFVFSLLGHACPIYCVTLFGFLLTKEDYIGSNGVHKLERKQIAERERSVFRGRRPRPGFSDSFSSVDLEALEIEEGSPRSQGSETPSSRASTSDSESQGSFAGTPNNNNQWRGFFKLLKKGSQMPFQTFHPLKNVPKLTRRKSKRIREDLIPSLNAASLDTEFGCFKSSWKNFTLAEIQAATDDFSHENLIGEGGYAEVYLGKLEDGNFVAIKRLTRGCQEEMTADFLSELGIIVHVDHPNIARLIGYGVEGGMFLVLQLSPHGSLSSILYGPREKLNWSLRYKIAMGTAEGLRYLHEGCQRRIIHKDIKASNILLSEDFEPQISDFGLAKWLPDQWTHHTVSKVEGTFGYLPPEFFMHGIVDEKTDVYAYGVLLLELITGRQALDSSQKSLVMWAKPLLTANNIKELVDPVLADAYDEEQMKLVTLTASLCVDQSSIQRPVMSQVLDILRGEEESLRIMKERSKSKLQRTYSEELLDAEEYNSTKFLSERDRHMETILGCSSSVTEDEDKI